A genomic segment from Bryobacteraceae bacterium encodes:
- a CDS encoding zinc-dependent dehydrogenase, translating to MPVTSNGAMHAAVYTGNSTVDVREVPIPSIGPGEILVRVESCGICHTDLKKIQYDLLPAPRIYGHETAGEVAAVGEGVTSFRPGDRVIAFHHVPCLDCFYCARKLYAQCPVYKKVGITAGYEPAGGGFGQYVKVMDWIVKRGVEKIPDGVSYDAASFVEPVNTCVKAVDQVDPQSGDAVLIQGQGPIGLIFTMLAARRGCRVIATDTIPERLEKARRFGAVESVDPRTVDVPALCKDRTGGRGADLAIAATSAAGLVGQAVRSTRPGAKVLLFAQTSDKERIELSGADICVAERTLCGSYSASVDLQKESARLVFSGELAVEELVSHRVPLDAVREGFRLALHPSGNSLKIIVQPQRWS from the coding sequence TTGCCAGTAACTTCTAACGGCGCCATGCACGCTGCCGTCTACACCGGCAATTCCACCGTGGACGTGCGCGAAGTGCCCATCCCTTCCATCGGTCCGGGAGAGATTCTCGTTCGCGTGGAGAGCTGCGGCATCTGCCACACCGACCTCAAGAAAATCCAATACGACTTGCTGCCCGCGCCGCGCATCTATGGTCATGAGACGGCCGGCGAAGTCGCCGCGGTCGGCGAAGGCGTAACGTCGTTCCGGCCCGGTGACCGCGTGATCGCTTTTCATCACGTTCCCTGCCTCGATTGTTTTTACTGCGCCCGAAAGCTCTACGCGCAATGCCCCGTCTACAAGAAGGTGGGCATCACAGCCGGTTACGAACCGGCTGGGGGCGGATTCGGACAGTACGTGAAGGTAATGGATTGGATCGTGAAGCGCGGAGTGGAAAAGATCCCCGACGGCGTTTCCTACGACGCGGCGAGCTTCGTGGAGCCGGTGAACACCTGCGTCAAGGCGGTGGATCAGGTCGATCCGCAATCCGGCGACGCCGTCCTGATTCAAGGCCAAGGCCCCATCGGGCTCATCTTCACCATGCTCGCGGCGCGCCGCGGATGCCGTGTCATCGCCACCGACACGATCCCCGAACGGCTCGAGAAGGCCAGGCGCTTTGGCGCCGTCGAATCCGTTGACCCGCGAACCGTCGACGTGCCCGCCTTGTGCAAAGATCGAACCGGCGGCCGCGGCGCGGACCTGGCGATCGCCGCCACGTCGGCCGCGGGGCTCGTCGGGCAGGCCGTCCGTTCGACACGTCCTGGAGCGAAAGTACTGCTGTTCGCGCAAACCTCCGACAAGGAACGCATAGAACTTTCCGGCGCGGATATCTGTGTCGCCGAGCGAACACTGTGCGGATCTTACAGCGCTTCTGTCGATCTACAGAAAGAGTCCGCTCGCCTGGTTTTTTCCGGCGAGCTGGCCGTGGAGGAACTGGTGTCTCATCGCGTCCCTCTCGATGCTGTCCGCGAGGGTTTCCGGCTCGCGTTGCATCCGAGCGGTAATTCATTGAAAATAATAGTTCAACCACAGAGGTGGTCCTAA
- a CDS encoding zinc-binding dehydrogenase: MKTTMLAAVLYGKENLKVEPVAIPSIEPDDILVRVKAALTCGTDVKVFRRGYHARMIVPPALFGHELAGDIVAVGANVSKFSPGQRVVAANSAPCGACFYCRKGNENLCEDLLFNNGAYAEFMRIPGRIVERNTYVIPDHISYQDAALIEPLACVIRGIDETGLRRGDTAAVVGLGPIGLMFARLAKSRGARVIAVGRRKSQTERAAAMGADEVLISDGGSDIVSEVRRLTDGYGADVAFEAVGIPETWEQAVRMVRRGGTVNFFGGCPSDSRVSLETALLHYSEITCKASFHHTPAHIQEALDDVSRGEITAAHLVNRVEPLSNLLEVMRYLMSHNGHMKTAIIP, from the coding sequence GTGAAAACAACCATGCTGGCGGCCGTGCTTTACGGCAAGGAGAACCTGAAGGTTGAGCCTGTCGCCATCCCCTCCATCGAACCAGACGACATTCTTGTACGAGTAAAAGCGGCCCTGACCTGTGGTACCGACGTCAAGGTTTTCCGCCGCGGCTACCATGCCCGCATGATCGTTCCCCCGGCTCTGTTCGGTCATGAACTGGCGGGCGACATTGTGGCCGTGGGCGCCAACGTCTCGAAGTTCAGCCCCGGCCAGCGCGTCGTCGCCGCGAACTCCGCGCCCTGCGGCGCATGCTTCTATTGCCGCAAGGGCAACGAGAACCTGTGCGAGGATCTGCTGTTCAACAACGGCGCCTACGCCGAGTTCATGCGCATCCCGGGCCGCATCGTCGAACGCAACACCTACGTCATCCCGGATCACATCTCGTATCAGGATGCGGCGCTCATTGAGCCGCTCGCGTGCGTGATCCGCGGCATCGACGAGACCGGGCTGCGGCGCGGCGATACCGCAGCCGTCGTCGGCCTCGGGCCCATCGGGCTGATGTTCGCTCGACTCGCGAAATCGCGCGGCGCTCGCGTGATCGCCGTTGGCCGCCGCAAGTCGCAAACCGAACGCGCCGCCGCCATGGGCGCCGACGAGGTTCTCATCTCCGATGGCGGATCCGATATCGTTAGCGAGGTCCGCCGCCTTACCGACGGCTACGGCGCGGACGTGGCGTTCGAAGCCGTCGGCATTCCCGAAACCTGGGAGCAGGCCGTGCGCATGGTCCGGCGCGGGGGCACCGTGAATTTCTTCGGCGGCTGCCCCTCCGATAGCCGCGTGTCGCTCGAAACCGCGCTGCTGCACTATTCCGAGATCACCTGCAAGGCGAGCTTCCATCACACGCCGGCGCACATTCAGGAAGCCCTCGACGACGTTTCCCGCGGCGAGATCACCGCGGCGCACCTGGTGAACCGCGTCGAACCGCTTTCGAATCTCCTCGAAGTCATGCGCTATCTCATGAGCCACAACGGGCACATGAAGACGGCCATCATTCCCTGA
- the hpnC gene encoding squalene synthase HpnC, whose protein sequence is MNRNWGGEESLAYTRWLATSHYENFHVVSFLLPKHLHQDFYNVYSFCRWSDDLGDEIGDAAESLRLLAWWDDRTRAMFAGEASHPVFVALAGTAARHQLPPELFHNLIKAFVQDQTVTRYRTIGALHEYCVYSANPVGRLVLALCGYRDEERQRLSDATCTALQLANHWQDVSVDLEKGRIYLPLDVLERHGSGEADVLARRFTPGFGAAMRELCVHARSLFERGLPLNRMVNRRLSLDLELFSRGGLKVLDKIEAQGFDVLSSRPAISKSERVNLLLNALVRWAVPRAA, encoded by the coding sequence ATGAATCGTAACTGGGGCGGGGAAGAGTCGCTCGCCTACACGCGCTGGCTCGCCACCTCGCACTACGAAAACTTCCACGTCGTCAGCTTCCTGCTGCCGAAACACCTCCACCAGGATTTCTATAACGTCTACTCTTTCTGCCGTTGGTCCGACGACCTAGGCGACGAAATTGGCGACGCCGCCGAGAGCCTGCGCCTGCTCGCCTGGTGGGACGATCGCACCCGCGCCATGTTCGCCGGCGAGGCCTCGCATCCTGTCTTCGTTGCGCTCGCTGGAACCGCCGCCCGCCACCAGCTTCCGCCCGAGCTGTTCCACAATCTCATCAAGGCCTTCGTCCAGGATCAAACCGTCACCCGCTATCGCACCATCGGCGCGCTGCACGAATACTGCGTCTACTCGGCGAACCCCGTGGGCCGGCTCGTGCTCGCGCTTTGCGGCTACCGCGACGAGGAACGCCAGCGCCTTAGCGACGCCACCTGCACCGCCCTTCAACTCGCCAATCACTGGCAGGACGTTTCGGTGGATCTCGAAAAGGGCCGCATCTACCTGCCGCTCGACGTGCTGGAACGCCACGGCTCCGGCGAAGCCGACGTGCTCGCCCGCCGCTTCACGCCCGGATTCGGCGCGGCGATGCGTGAACTTTGCGTCCACGCCCGCTCGCTGTTCGAGCGCGGGCTGCCGCTCAACCGCATGGTGAACCGCCGCCTCTCGCTGGACCTCGAACTGTTCTCCCGCGGCGGCCTCAAAGTGCTCGACAAGATCGAGGCCCAGGGCTTCGACGTTCTTTCCAGCCGTCCCGCCATCTCGAAATCGGAGCGGGTGAATCTCTTGCTCAACGCCCTGGTGAGATGGGCCGTCCCCCGCGCCGCGTGA
- a CDS encoding phytoene/squalene synthase family protein, whose product MGRPPRRVIPVERSYAHCRRVTRDRAKNFYYAFRLLDGPRRDAICAIYAFMRRCDDLSDEPGATVRALDQWRAELERGLRGMLVEDPLWPAFFDTVARHRIPTAYFHEMIDGVSSDLTRPAVQDWPELRRYCYQVASTPGLCLVHILGFDDPRALELAEQCGIAFQLTNIIRDVAEDARLGRTYLPAEDMDRFQVTHAHLTAPAVSPELRRLLRFEAERAFECYETSSPIVQTVSPETRPALASLIAIYRRLLTRIEQRDFEVLAGRIRLSTPEKVRILIESRLRGWK is encoded by the coding sequence ATGGGCCGTCCCCCGCGCCGCGTGATCCCCGTCGAACGTTCCTACGCCCATTGCCGCCGCGTTACGCGCGATCGCGCCAAGAACTTCTACTACGCCTTCCGCCTGCTCGACGGCCCCCGCCGCGACGCCATCTGCGCCATCTACGCGTTCATGCGCCGCTGCGACGATCTTTCCGATGAACCCGGCGCCACTGTCCGCGCGCTTGACCAGTGGCGCGCCGAACTCGAACGCGGCCTCCGCGGCATGCTCGTGGAGGATCCTCTCTGGCCGGCCTTCTTCGATACCGTCGCCCGCCATCGCATCCCCACCGCCTACTTCCATGAAATGATCGACGGCGTCTCGAGCGACCTTACCCGCCCCGCCGTCCAGGATTGGCCAGAACTGCGCCGCTACTGCTACCAGGTGGCCTCAACGCCCGGACTCTGCCTCGTCCACATCCTCGGCTTCGACGATCCGAGGGCGCTCGAACTGGCCGAACAATGCGGTATCGCCTTCCAGCTCACCAACATCATTCGCGACGTGGCCGAAGACGCCCGGCTCGGCCGCACCTACCTGCCCGCGGAGGATATGGACCGGTTCCAGGTGACGCACGCCCACCTCACTGCGCCCGCCGTTTCACCCGAACTCCGCCGCCTCCTCCGCTTCGAAGCAGAGCGCGCTTTCGAATGCTACGAAACTTCGAGCCCCATTGTGCAGACGGTTTCCCCGGAGACCCGCCCCGCTCTCGCATCGCTCATCGCCATTTATCGTCGGCTGCTCACCCGGATCGAGCAGCGCGACTTCGAAGTGCTCGCCGGCCGCATCCGTTTGTCCACCCCGGAAAAGGTGCGGATCCTGATCGAGTCGAGGCTTCGCGGATGGAAGTGA